A region from the Triticum urartu cultivar G1812 chromosome 1, Tu2.1, whole genome shotgun sequence genome encodes:
- the LOC125521328 gene encoding ammonium transporter 2 member 1, whose protein sequence is MAYAAGSPAVPDWLNKGDNAWQLTAATMVGIQSMPGLVVLYGSIVKKKWAVNSAFMALYAYASSLLVWVLVGFRMAFGERLLPFWGKAGVALSQDYLVGRAKLSATERGSTPLVEPFYPEATLVLFQFEFAAITLILLAGSVLGRMNIKAWMAFTPLWLMLSYTVGAFSLWGGGFLYHWGVIDYSGGYVIHLSSGIAGFTAAYWVGPRLKSDRERFSPNNILLMIAGGGLLWMGWAGFNGGAPYAANITASIAVLNTNVSAATSLLTWTCLDVIFFGKPSVIGAVQGMMTGLVCITPGAGLVQTWAAVVMGIFAGSVPWFTMMILHKKSALLMKVDDTLAVFHTHAVAGLLGGVLTGLLATPELMMMESSVPGPKGAFYGGGIKQVGKQLAGAAFVIVWNLVVTTLILLGIGLFVPLRMPDDQLMIGDDAAHGEEAYALWGDGEKFDATRHDVSRGAGGEREMGTAEQRLAGMGARGVTIQL, encoded by the exons ATGGCGTACGCGGCGGGCTCGCCGGCGGTGCCGGACTGGCTGAACAAGGGCGACAACGCGTGGCAGCTGACGGCGGCGACGATGGTGGGCATCCAGTCCATGCCGGGCCTGGTCGTCCTCTACGGCAGCATCGTGAAGAAGAAGTGGGCCGTCAACTCGGCCTTCATGGCGCTCTACGCCTACGCCTCCTCGCTGCTggtgtgggtgctggtggggttCCGCATGGCGTTCGGCGAGCGGCTGCTGCCCTTCTGGGGCAAGGCCGGCGTGGCGCTGTCGCAGGACTACCTCGTCGGCCGCGCCAAGCTGTCGGCGACGGAGCGCGGGAGCACGCCGCTGGTGGAGCCCTTCTACCCGGAGGCGACGCTGGTGCTGTTCCAGTTCGAGTTCGCGGCCATCACGCTCATCCTGCTGGCGGGCTCCGTGCTGGGCCGCATGAACATCAAGGCCTGGATGGCCTTCACGCCGCTCTGGCTCATGCTCTCCTACACCGTCGGCGCCTTCAGCCTCTGGGGCGGCGGCTTCCTCTACCACTGGGGCGTCATCGACTACTCCGGCGGCTACGTCATCCACCTCTCCTCCGGCATCGCCGGCTTCACCGCCGCCTACTGG GTGGGACCGAGGCTGAAGAGCGACCGGGAGCGGTTCTCCCCGAACAACATCCTGCTCATGATCGCCGGCGGCGGGCTGCTGTGGATGGGGTGGGCCGGGTTCAACGGCGGCGCGCCCTACGCCGCCAACATCACGGCGTCCATCGCCGTGCTCAACACCAACGTCAGCGCGGCGACGAGCCTCCTCACCTGGACCTGCCTCGACGTCATCTTCTTCGGCAAGCCGTCCGTCATCGGCGCCGTCCAGGGCATGATGACCGGCCTCGTCTGCATCACCCCCGGCGCAG GGCTGGTGCAGACGTGGGCGGCCGTGGTGATGGGCATCTTCGCGGGCAGCGTGCCGTGGTTCACCATGATGATCCTGCACAAGAAGTCGGCGCTGCTGATGAAGGTGGACGACACGCTGGCCGTCTTCCACACGCACGCCGTGGCGGGGCTCCTCGGCGGGGTCCTCACGGGGCTCCTGGCCACGCCGGAGCTGATGATGATGGAGTCGTCGGTGCCGGGGCCCAAGGGCGCCTTCTACGGCGGCGGCATCAAGCAGGTGGGCAAGCAGCTGGCCGGCGCGGCGTTCGTGATCGTGTGGAACCTCGTGGTCACCACGCTCATCCTGCTCGGCATCGGGCTGTTCGTGCCGCTGCGGATGCCCGACGACCAGCTCATGATCGGCGACGACGCCGCGCACGGGGAGGAGGCCTACGCGCTGTGGGGTGACGGCGAGAAGTTCGACGCCACGCGGCACGACGTGTCCAGGGGCGCCGGCGGCGAGAGGGAGATGGGCACCGCGGAGCAGCGGCTCGCCGGCATGGGAGCCAGGGGCGTCACCATCCAGTTGTAG